DNA sequence from the Marinilongibacter aquaticus genome:
CAAACTGCTCGATCGATTGCAAGAATTGCATATTGTGAAGTACAACAAACAGCTAGAGGGAGGCGGGATCAACTTTTTAGGCCAACGCTACGACGCGGACAAATTGCCGCTGCAATTTGGCGAGATAGCACAAAAGAAAGAGCAAGAAAAAACGGCCATTCAGGCAATGGTCGATTTTGTCGAAAGCAGGAAAAGGTGCCGTATGGCTCAATTACAAGCTTATTTTGGTGAAACAAACGCAGAAAAATGCGGACACTGTGACAATTGCAGAAATAGCCATAAACCAAACTTGAATACCCAAGATTTCGAAGTCATCGGTCGGAGAATTGAGACCGAACTGCCCAAAATGATGAACGATTTGAGTATTTATCTCCCAAACAAAACCGATTTGCAAGCTTTGGTGCATTATTTTGTCGACCGCGGGATGTGGAAATTGGAAAATGGCCAAATTTCAAAAACATGATGCCTTCAGACTTTGAAATCCGCATCTATATTTAATGAGCAAAGACTAGACTAGAATTGTCAAAAGCTGGTCTTTAAACGAATATTCGTATTAAAATTTCATATTTTTGCATACATATAAGAGCACAGATTTGGACAGAAACGAGCGAAAATTGGCCCTTGAAAAGCAGGTCGATGATTTTACAGAAAAACTCAAATCGAGAGCCGATCGGTTTTCGAATGTGGGAAAAGACGCCCTCATCATTGGCGGGCTCATCACCTTGGGGTACGTACTGACGAAATTGATGGACGACGACGATGAAGAGCCCGAAACTCCGGCCAAGTCGGATCGCTCAGAATCGCTCATTTTTTCTACCTTGAAAGGAGTGGCCACCTCGGTTTTGCTCGCCATGGCCAAAGACAAATTAGTCGAATACCTGAACTCTCTTAAAGAAGATGCGAATGACTAAAGTGCTGGACAAAATTCGAAAACAGAGCAAAAAAAGCTTGGCCATTTTGATTGACCCGGACAAAGTCGATGAAGCCACTTTAGACGAAATAATTTTGCTCTCTATTGAAGCCAAAGTCAGTTTCTTTTTTGTGGGCGGCAGCCTGATCAGCTCCGATCAACTCGATTTTTGTATCCAAAGGTTGAAAGAGGTAAAGGATATTCCCACCGTGCTTTTCCCCGGAAACGGTCAACATGTGCATGCCAAAGCGGACGCCATTCTTTTGCTTTCTCTTATTTCTGGTCGAAATGCCGACTTCCTCATCGGCCAGCACGTAATTGCCGCTCCTGCACTCAAACGTTCTGGATTGGAGATCTTGCCCACAGGCTACATGCTCGTAGACGGCGGAAAACAAACTACGGCCTCTTATATCAGTAACACCACTCCCCTGCCCAACGACAAACCCGATATCGCTGCGGCCACAGCTTTGGCTGGTGAAATGCTGGGACTGAAAATTCTTTATTTGGATGCCGGAAGTGGAGCAAAAAACACAGTATCGAGCGAGCTAATTTCCGCTGTGAAAAACAGTTGTGAAATCCCTTTAATTGTCGGAGGCGGAATCGATTCTTTGGCCAAAGCAGAGAAAGCCTTCAAAGCTGGAGCAGACATTATTGTGGTGGGCAATGCCACAGAAAAAGACCCGCAATTCATTAGTGACCTCGGCCAAATGATGGATTTACTGGAAATTCGGGGCATGGAATTGTAAAAGTCCCAATAGATTAAAGAAACCTCGCATGCACAAAGTATATCTGGGCTTAGGCACCAATCTGGGCGACAGGTCGCAGCATTTGAAAGATGCCCTTGAAGCCATCGAAAATCAGTTGGGCACTATCCAAAGAAAGTCGAGCGTTCACGAAACCAAAGCTTGGGGAAAAACGGATCAGCCCGATTTCTTGAACATGGTGATTATGGTCCAAACCGAAATTTGGCCTTTGAAACTCATGGAAAAAATTCTCCAAATAGAGGAACAACTTGGGCGTGTGCGAAAAGAAAAATGGGGCAGCCGACTGATTGATATCGATGTACTTTATTTCAACGATTGGTATTTCAACACCCCCGGATTGATCGTACCGCATCCTTTCATCCAACAAAGAGAATTTGTACTGCAACCGCTTCAGGAAATTTCAGAGCATTAAAATCAAAACAAATGGAAGTAATCAAGCACGAAGAAGGTTTTACAGAATTGAAGGCCGCCTCGCCAATCAGAAGAAAAGTGGTTCATCTTGAAGAACTGATGATGACGGTGATCGAATTTTACGATGGCCCCATGGAAGAACCCGAAAAACCACATAGACACCCTCACGAACAAATTACTTATGTGGCCAGTGGCGAACTGAAACTTTTCATAGAAGATAGAAGCTATGACTTGAAAGAAGGCGATGTGTTCAAAGTGGCTTCAAACTTGAACCATTGCATTCAAACTTTGACCGAAAAAGTAAAGTTGATCGATGGTTTTACTCCCTTGCGAAAGGATTTCCTGTAAAACCATCGACCCAAAATACTGTATTACTGAGCTTTTAATCCGGCATATAAATCGGCAATGATTTCATCCTTTTTGAAATCTTCCCAAACTCTTACTTTTCGCGAATTGTCCGGCTGCTCAAGCCATTGGCCGTCTTTCATTGTAGGGCCAGGAATACGGTAAGATTTTGCCCAATTGGGGTTTTTCACGATGGCCACCGCCGCCATATCGAAAAGAGCCCGAGCCGGTGGATCGCCATGATACGAAATATGCTCAAACAGGTTGACCGAATAATCGCCAAAATTGTCGAATTCTCCCCCGTGCCGACCGACAATCGGCGTTTTGATTTTCGGCCCTAATCCGGGCATATTTTTGTTTACATCGGCTTGTGTGATTTTCACGGCATCTGTTCCCGACTCTTTGCCATAACGTACGGTAACAATTTCAAAATCCACGTTTGTGTGGAGTACATAATTCATTGATGGAATGTCGTTTTCGAGATTATATTCCCCAGGATCAGGGAAATTCGAACCCAACCACACCAAACGTATGTTGCTTTCGATTGAAGGCTTCCTTTCCAAAGCCAAGGCCACGTTGGTCAATTTGCCTACAGCAATAAGTACCAATTTGTTCTCTTCGCTACACTTTTCAGCTTCTTCAATGATAAAATCTACCGCTTTGCTGCCGTCAAAAGCGGCATTGCCGATATTCGGCTCAATCTCCAAAAAAGAGCCATTGGCTCCTTTCAATAAGGGAATCTTTCCGTTAAGGTTGAACAAGGTCAAAATACGCTCGGCTTCATCGTATTGCCTGTCAATATTTCCGCCACTTTTGGTGGCGTTTACAGTCACGCCGCGAATATCAAAGACATCTTGATTGGTAAACAAATAGGCCATAGCGTGCTGGTCATCCAATTCGTTGTTGGCATCCGTGTCGAAAACCACAGGGATTTTGTTCGGCACTTCGGTGGCGGTTTCTGCCTCTTCCTTTTCTTGATTTTGTGGCTCAGAAGTACAGGACAAAGCCACGAATAAAAGCCAAAATATGCGAGAAAAAATCTTCATGTTCATTTATTTCAATTATTGAGTTTACAATTCAATCATTTTTGGGGAATGTACCAGACATTCTTTTTCAAATCTACTCCGCCCTGCATTTGCTCCTGCACCACACGATCGACCACAAAAAGGCCATTTTCGGCCATGTTGGCAAAGTAGTCGAGCCCCTCATTGGGAAAGTTCACGCGTGTGCGATGAATATTGAACTTGTCGGAAAATGTACGCCCAAAGGCTTCTTCGACTCCAGATTTTCCATACATGAAACCCAATAAACCGCCCCAAGTGGCCGTAGGGTTGTCGGAATCCCAACCGCACAAAGCCCCGATTTTTATGGTCTCTTTCAGGTCGCCTTCACCATAAAACAAACTCACCAAACTGGCGGCAAAATTAATGCCCCCCACAAAACAGCCGTTGCAAGGCAAGTTTTTCGAAGTGATCGTATAACCATCCTGTTGCTCTACTTGATAGCGAACATAAACTGCATCGCGGGCCTGTTCCCATGTGAGCCCTTGTGCATAAAGTCCTTTGACAAAATCATACATCTTCGCTGCATAGGCATTTTCTGGCAAATGCTTACTCGCCTGCTCGGCCATCCAAAAAATCTGTTCCTTTCTGGAAAGACTTTCGTCAACTTCCGAAGCCAAAGAATAAAGGATTACATAAAACTCCGAAATCCATTGGGCATTTTCGCGAGCCGTTGTGCGAATAGGCATCTCCGCAATTTTGAGAGCTATATCGGGTCTAGCCGGACTGAAAAGTCCAAATATTTCGGTAGTTAGCTGAGCATCGATCATCTCATAATAATTGTCGTATGTCTTGTCTTTGGTGATTTCGGGATCACTGGTGGCTGGCGGAACCACGCCCTCCAACATTTTATCCAAAGCCCTTTGGTTGGCCACCCAAAGAAAGTTCTCTTCCTCGTGTTTCATGTGTTTCAACCAACCTTCTCGAATTTGCTCACCCGTGAGCATGCTCGTTTTATTGCTCAAAAGCAGGTATTGGTACATGTATTCTAGATCCGTGTCGTCGTCGGCTCCCCAAATCTCGTTTTCGTCGCGAAATACAAAATCAATTGTTTTCGAAATCGTGCTGGGTTCTCCGTTTGCCCAAATACTCGCTTGGTCGGGTTTTCCCCAATCTTCTCGCGTATAGAAATCACCCGTTTTTATTTCGCCAATGTTTCCAATTTTATCCATTTCAGTCACCAAACCTGTCCAATTGGCAATGCATTGTCCCAACCAAAAACCATACAGTTTATCGGCATATTCAGCCCGAGAGATAATTTTATCCCCAGCATTTGGAGAATATTTGGCGTATTCCATATCCGGCGATTGGACCGCCTTTTGCGATTCTTCATCACCTGAATTGCAGGCCAACAGTGCCGTGCAAAACAAGATTATAGGTATAATTTTCTGGTGCATATTCTAATTATTTCGTCGGGTATTCTATTTGATTCATTCTAAAATTTTCAATTTCCGATAAAGTGGGAATCGAAGGCTGTGCCCCCTTTTTGGTTACAGACAATGCCGCCGCCACCGAAGCAAAAGCAATGGCTTCGTTTAGCGAAAGGTTTTGTGTTAGAGCGGCCGCCAAAGTACCATTGAACACGTCGCCAGCCGCCGTACTGTCCACCGCCGCAACCTGCAGTGCCTCGAAACGTTTTGTTTCTTTTCTGCCGAAAAGTATCGAGCCCTTTTCGCCTAAAGTAATGATGACATTTTCAACGCCCATGTGCTGAAGAACCGCAGCAGCCTTTTCTTCCCAATTTTGCTCGGTAAGTGCCACTCCAGTCAAAAGGCTGGCTTCGGTTTCATTGGGCGTAATCAGCCAGATTTTTTTAAGCAATTCTGCACCAAGCTTTTGGGCCGGGGCAGGATTCAAAATCAGCTTCACCTTATGACGGTGGGCTATGTCTGCAATGTATTCGATTGTTTCGAGCGGGGTTTCGAGTTGAACGAGCACCACTTCTGCATTTTCGATATTCTTTTCAAAAGCTTTCAAATCTTCGGGCAAGAGCTTCATGTTTGCTCCAGGAGCCACCGCAATGGAGTTTTCGCCCTTTTTCGACACAAAAATTTGTGCAATTCCTGTCGCCTCTTCTGGGTCTGTAAGAATCAGTTTCAAATCGAAGCCCTCATTTTCAAAATGGCTCTTCATGTTTTCGCCAAAAATATCGTGTCCCACTTTACAGATAAAGGCTATTTCGGCTCCCGAGCGTTTTGCTGCCACCGCTTGATTGGCCCCTTTCCCACCAAATATCATGCTCGATTTTCCTCCCAACACGGTTTCGCCTACAGCAGGAATTCGCGGCAAAGTGAGCACTATATCCATGTTCGAGCTTCCGATTACAAGCAATTTCATCTTAGGCAATTTTTGAGTAGACAATTAAACCCAAACCAATGAGAAAATTGATAAACATGGCCGAGATCAGCCATTTCTTGGATTGCGGCAGCTCTTTAAGTTCTTTCCAAATGAAAACGCCCCAAAAAGCGGCCACCATGGTAGCCCCTTGTCCCAAACCGTAGGCCACGGCCGGTCCGGCTTGTTCAGACGCGATAATGTTGAAAGACATGCCCAAACCCCAAATGGCTCCGCCCAAAATCCCGATAAAGTGAAGTTTGGAATTCCCCAAAACGAAATAATCAGTGTAGGTCACGGGCTTGCCCGTAATTGGCCTGTACATATTGATCGAATTGAACACAAAATTGGAAAGCAATATCCCAACAGAAAATACAACCAAAGCGGTATACGGGGTCAACTTGCCCACTTCTGGCTGTACGAAGTCCAAAGACATCGATTGGGCTACATAGCGATAGAAAAAGCCCATAGATACACCCGCAACCAAAGAAATCAAGATACCTTTCAAGGGTGTTTTTTGATCGTTTTTCAAGATGGATTTATAAGCCAAAGCATCCAACACAATAGCCAAAACCACAAAAAGCACGCCGACAAACAAAATAAGGGGATTGCCCACCGGAGTATCGATATAATTGGTGATCACGCCGAGCACCAAAGCAATGCCAATGCCAATGGGAAAAGCAATGGCCATACCTGTCAGGTCAATGGCGATGACCAGCAGCAGATTGGCAAAGTTGAAGATTATTCCGCCCAAAAGGGCATAGAGCAAATACCGCCCTTCGGCCTGAAAAAGGTCATCCAAAAAACTTCTGCCCGCCTCTCCCGTCGAGCCCAGAGTAAAGGCAAGCAAAAGGGTAATCAAAAGAATACCCAAACTGTAATCCCAATAAAAAAGCTGAAAAGGCCATTTTGTACTCGAAAGCTTCTGTGTGTTGGCCCAAGAGCCCCAACACAGCATGGTGATCAAGCATAAAAATATGGCCACTGAATAATTCTCAATGATATACATGCATTCTAGGGTTGAATATTGATTTGCACAAACGTTTGTGCAAATATGATCAAAAAAATGCAAGGCTCAAGGATAATCCAATTATTTTTTAAATTAATCCAATACAGAAATCGATTCTCTCAGAATGAGCGTAGTGGGAATTTGCAAGGCCTCGATATCCGTTTCTTCCTGTATGGCTTCCAGAAGGGCCTTTACGGCCATTTCCCCTATTTTTTCCGAATCTTGTTTTACGGTAGAGATCGACGGATTTTGCAAAGACAAATACGGATGATTATCAAAAATGATCAATGAAACGGCTTCGGGAATTTTCAGTTCCAGTTCTTTCACAGCTTGCAATACACCAAAACCAATCAAATTGTTCATGGCAAAAATAGCGGTAGGCGGATGGGCGTTCATCAGGGCTTTTTTTGTGCTCGCATAGCCATTTTCAATACTGAAAGCATTGCCGAGAATCAGCTCTTCAGAAACGGCAATGCCCGCCGAATGAAGGGCGTCTACATAACCCGCTCGCCTTTGTTTCACCAACTCGTTACTCTGGTTTCCGCTGATCAGGCAAATCCGTTCATGTCCTTTGCGGGTCAACTCTTGTGTAGCCTCAAAGCTTCCTTGGTAATTGTCTGAAGTGATAAAAGGCACCGACAAATCGGGAAAATAGCGGTCGATGAAAACCAAGGGAATTTTCTGTTTCACAATCTTGGCAAAATGGGCAAAAGAGTCGCCCACGGGAGCGGCGATAATCCCATCGACTTTTCGGCCCATCAAATTGGCCAATTGCTTTTTTTCCTTTTCGACGTCTTCATCAGAATTGACGAGCACAACTGAATATTGAGATTTCGAAGCCCATTTTTCAATGTTTTTGGCCATTTCTGCAAAAAACAGATTGGTAATATCGGGCAGCATTAATCCAATCGAAAAGCTTTGCGAAGCCTGCAATCCCTTGGCCACCATATTCGGAGAATAGCCCACCTCATTGGCGTATTTCAAAACCAAAGCCACCGTGGCATCACTGATTCTGGCTTTCTTGCCTTTCCCATTCAGAATGCGGGAAACCGTACTGACAGACAGATTGAGATCTTGTGCAATTTGCTTTAATGTAGACATACTCCGAACATAAAGAAACACCCTTGAGCCACGAATTTATAAATGTCTCAGGCATCTCCACCGAAAACAGCAATCTTTTGCTCTGAAATCGGTAAAAATATGGCAATTTATTACACCGCTACAGGAGCTTTGATACCTGGATGTGGATCATAATCCAAAATCTCGATGTCTTCAAACTTGAAATCCAGAATGGATTTTACTTCGGGGTTCAGTTTCAATTTTGGTAAAGGCCGAAAATCGCGAGCCAATTGCTTTTCCACCTGCTCCATATGGTTGGAATATATGTGCGTATCGCCGCCCGTCCAGATAAATTCATGGGCTTCCAAACCGCAGACCTGAGCTATCATTTCCGTCAACAATGCATACGAAGCGATATTGAAAGGCACGCCCAAAAACACATCGGCACTGCGTTGGTAAAGTTGGCAACTCAGCTTGCCGTCGGCCACATAAAACTGAAAAAGAGCATGGCAAGGCATCAGGGCCATTTCGCTCAATTCGCCCACGTTCCAAGCCGATACAATAATTCGTCGCGAATCGGGACTGTTTTTCAACTGATCGATCACCGTCATCAACTGGTCGACGGTCTCGCCATTGGCCTTTGGCCACGACCGCCATTGTTTGCCGTACACTGGTCCCAAATCGCCATTTTCATCTGCCCATTCATCCCAAATACTTACGCCATTCTCTTTCAAATAAGCAATATTTGTATCGCCCTGAATGAACCACAAAAGCTCATGAATGACCGATCTCAAGTGGATTTTCTTGGTCGTAACCAGTGGAAAACCCTCTTTCAAATTGAAACGCATTTGATACCCGAACACACTTTTTGTGCCCGTGCCGGTACGGTCAGACTTCTCTGTCCCCTCCTCCAAAATATGTTTCAGCAGATCGTGATATTGTTTCATTTGGGTGCAATTAGTACACAGCGGTTTTACAGAATTTCTCTTTCCTTTAAGCCGGAATTATTTCGTACGAATGTGTGATATCGGCCGAAGGGCGAAACTGTGCAGTGGCCGAGCAATATTTTTCCATCGAAAGTTTAATGGCACGTTCAAGTTTCTTTGCGTCGATCTCGCCTTTCAATACGAAATGCAGATTGATTTTTGTAAACGGCGACATTTCGGTCCCTTCAATTTTTTCTCGCTCGCCTTCGATAATCACTTTGTAATCGTCGATTCTCTGCTTTTGCTTTTTCAAGACCAAGACCACGTCAATTGAAGAACAACCGCCCAAACCCATGAGCAGCAATTCCATTGGCCGTGAGCCCAAATTGTGTCCGCCTATATTTTCGGAAGCATCGATATGCACTAAACTTTCGGAAGAGCCACTGCCCGTAAGGTGAAAGGCGTCGTCCACGCGTGTCAACTCTACTTTCATTTTTATCTTTTCTTTATGCCAAATCTTTTAAGCCAAAATATTATTTCGAACCTAAAATAGCTTGTTTAAAATCTTCAATCAAATCTTCAATATCCTCGAGGCCTACAGACACTCTCATCAAACCCTCTGTAATGCCCAAATCGGCTTTTATTTCAGGAGCGACTTTCGAGTGAGTCGTTGTATTCGGGTTCGTAATGGTGGTACGGCTATCGCCCAAATTCGATGTTTTTGAAGGAATTTTGAGCAATTGCGTAAAACGTACAATACGCTCGAAACCGCCATCCAATTCGAATGTCACCAAAGCTCCACCGCTACTCATTTGCTTTTTCGCCAAAGCCGATTGCGGATGGCTATCCGAAAACGGATAATTCACTTTCAAAACACCCTCTACACCTTCCAAAGCGGCCGCCAATTTCTCGGCATTGCTGCAATGACGCTCCATACGCAAATGCAAGGTTTCCAAGCTTTTTGAAAGAATCCACGCATTGAAAGCCGACATGGCTGGCCCGGTATGGCGGCAGAAGAAAACTACGGGCTCCATCAATTCTTTGGTTCCGCAAATCAATCCACCCAAAACACGACCCTGCCCGTCCATGAATTTGGTGGCCGAATGCACGATCAGGTTGGCTCCAAACTGGCCGGGCTTTTGAATCACCGGCGTGGCAAAGCAGTTGTCGACGTAATAAATAAGATTGTGTTTTTTCGCAATACGGCCAATCATTTCCAAATCGACAATTTCCAATCCCGGATTTGAAGGGGTTTCCAAATACACCATCTTGGTGTTCTCTTGCACAGCCGCATCCCATTCTTCTTCAGTAGCAGAAGATGGCAAATATGTATGGCTTATGCCCCACTTGGTCAGAATTTGCGTGATAATCTGGTGAGCCGAACCGAACAAAGCTTGACAAGCCACCAAGTGGTCGCCTTGTTGTAAATGAGCCGCAAAACCTGCAAAAACGGCCGCCATACCCGAAGCCGTAGCAAAACCTGCTTCCATATTCTCGAGCATGCACACCTTATCGATGAACTCTTGCACACTGGGATTGGAATAACGGGCATAAATATTGCCTTCGATTTCATTGTTGAACAAAGCCTGCCCTTCTGCCGCATCTTGAAAAGTAAAGCTGCTGGTCATGAAAATGGGCGTGGCGTGTTCGCCGTGTTGGGTTCTGTCGGTTTGAATCCGAATTGCCTTGGTTGTTTCTTTCATTGTTCGTCAAAAACTCCGTTTTCGTAATTTTTAAGCCAATCTTTATCTGTTTTCGCAATCCCTTTGAAAAAGGGCACGAAATGTTTTTGCATATCCATTTGAAAATCGCCTGAGGGCAAAAATGGTTCGCCAAATACGACTTCTTTTCGCAAATAATCAAAGCCCACGGGAATGATCGGAATTTCGCCGGCCAAGGCCATATAGTAAAATCCGGTCTTTAAACGGGCCACATTTTTTCGCGTGCCTTCGGGTGCCAAGGCAAACAGCATGTCTTCGCTTTCTTTAATGGCTTTGCCAAAATCTTCCACCAAATTGTGCCGCTTATCTCTTTTTACGGGTATTCCGCCCAAAAGCCGAAATATGAAACCGAAAGGCGGGCGAAAAAGCTCTTCTTTTCCCAAATACCCAATCTTTCGCTTCAAACTCGCACGAGCACCCAAACCCACGAAAAAGTCGCTGTTGGCCTTGTGCGGGCATACGCACAATACGGCCTTCCGCACCGTCGAAGATACGCCTCCACGGATTCGCCAACCAAACAATCGGAAAAACCATGAAAAAATCATGCTCAGTAAAAAGGGTTTGGACTCATACAAAGCACAAAGATAAGCAAAGCCAACCAGCCTATCACCTGTCTTCTTAAATCCAAAGGCTTTTGATCCACCACTGGAGGATGATAAATTCCGAGAAAACGCCCCAATAAGAAGCTAAAGGCCAAAAATCCGGAGTAACCCTCTATTCCAGGAAAAACCAATGTGAGCAGCAATTGCACCAAAATCAAGCCCAGTGCAAGCATCCAATTCGTGCTTTGGCTTTCGGTTACACGGCTCAAGCACAAATACGTGAAATATACAAAGAGCAAAAAATTGCCCAATGTCGCCCAATCGTTTCGGAAAATGGCCGACTGCAATTCGTACACGTTGAAAAAACCCAAACCCGCATAAAAGGTAAAAAGCACAAACAGCACAGGCGAGAGTTTATTGAAACGTTTCTCACCGATCAAAGCAAAGAGAATGTGCCCGCCGTCGAGCTGGCCAATGGGCAAAAGGTTGAGAGCCGTAAAAAACAAACCCAAGTATCCGGCTAAAATGAAAGGATAATGGGCCAATTCATTTTCGTGCGGCAAAAGTGCGGGGTCGGCAAAGGTATTCTTTACCCAAGAAGTCAAGAGGCTATCGCCCATCCTAAAGGAGAGCACCTCCTCGCCGCTGGCATACACATGCTGAGCGTAATCGGCTCCATATTGAGCATATTCCGGATGAACCTGAAAGAGGAAATCCAAGCCCGGCAAATGCGAATAACCGTATATCAGTACGAAAAAAGCCACCACAAAACCGGCCAATGGACCGGCCACACCGATATCGAAATATTTGAGGCGGGTATTCACCAATTCTTTAATACGTATAAAGGCACCGACGGTTCCTATGGATGGCATGATCGCAAACCAAGCCGGAATGTAATAAGGAAGAGTGACCGCGACTTTTCGTTTTTGAGCCATAAAATAATGCCCAAATTCGTGTACGGTAAGAAAGCCCAAAAAGGGCAAAGTATAATAGAGGAAAGCTTCGCCCAAATCGGCCCAAGTCCATTTGGATTCAAAAATAGAATAACCTTTTATCCACTCCAAACCCGCAAAGGTGGTGACCAAGGTGGTCACAAGAAAAAGCCCCGCTTGAATGAGTATGGTTTTGTGTTTTTTCAATCGAAATAATCTTTGATGTCATTTTTGGGATCGTGCAGAATGGCCTGAAAACCCATGGCCTTGGCCGCTGCAATGTTCTTCTCGTT
Encoded proteins:
- the rbsK gene encoding ribokinase, whose amino-acid sequence is MKLLVIGSSNMDIVLTLPRIPAVGETVLGGKSSMIFGGKGANQAVAAKRSGAEIAFICKVGHDIFGENMKSHFENEGFDLKLILTDPEEATGIAQIFVSKKGENSIAVAPGANMKLLPEDLKAFEKNIENAEVVLVQLETPLETIEYIADIAHRHKVKLILNPAPAQKLGAELLKKIWLITPNETEASLLTGVALTEQNWEEKAAAVLQHMGVENVIITLGEKGSILFGRKETKRFEALQVAAVDSTAAGDVFNGTLAAALTQNLSLNEAIAFASVAAALSVTKKGAQPSIPTLSEIENFRMNQIEYPTK
- the folK gene encoding 2-amino-4-hydroxy-6-hydroxymethyldihydropteridine diphosphokinase, yielding MHKVYLGLGTNLGDRSQHLKDALEAIENQLGTIQRKSSVHETKAWGKTDQPDFLNMVIMVQTEIWPLKLMEKILQIEEQLGRVRKEKWGSRLIDIDVLYFNDWYFNTPGLIVPHPFIQQREFVLQPLQEISEH
- a CDS encoding GRP family sugar transporter, encoding MYIIENYSVAIFLCLITMLCWGSWANTQKLSSTKWPFQLFYWDYSLGILLITLLLAFTLGSTGEAGRSFLDDLFQAEGRYLLYALLGGIIFNFANLLLVIAIDLTGMAIAFPIGIGIALVLGVITNYIDTPVGNPLILFVGVLFVVLAIVLDALAYKSILKNDQKTPLKGILISLVAGVSMGFFYRYVAQSMSLDFVQPEVGKLTPYTALVVFSVGILLSNFVFNSINMYRPITGKPVTYTDYFVLGNSKLHFIGILGGAIWGLGMSFNIIASEQAGPAVAYGLGQGATMVAAFWGVFIWKELKELPQSKKWLISAMFINFLIGLGLIVYSKIA
- a CDS encoding OsmC family protein, which encodes MKVELTRVDDAFHLTGSGSSESLVHIDASENIGGHNLGSRPMELLLMGLGGCSSIDVVLVLKKQKQRIDDYKVIIEGEREKIEGTEMSPFTKINLHFVLKGEIDAKKLERAIKLSMEKYCSATAQFRPSADITHSYEIIPA
- a CDS encoding LacI family DNA-binding transcriptional regulator, producing MSTLKQIAQDLNLSVSTVSRILNGKGKKARISDATVALVLKYANEVGYSPNMVAKGLQASQSFSIGLMLPDITNLFFAEMAKNIEKWASKSQYSVVLVNSDEDVEKEKKQLANLMGRKVDGIIAAPVGDSFAHFAKIVKQKIPLVFIDRYFPDLSVPFITSDNYQGSFEATQELTRKGHERICLISGNQSNELVKQRRAGYVDALHSAGIAVSEELILGNAFSIENGYASTKKALMNAHPPTAIFAMNNLIGFGVLQAVKELELKIPEAVSLIIFDNHPYLSLQNPSISTVKQDSEKIGEMAVKALLEAIQEETDIEALQIPTTLILRESISVLD
- a CDS encoding thymidylate synthase; the encoded protein is MKQYHDLLKHILEEGTEKSDRTGTGTKSVFGYQMRFNLKEGFPLVTTKKIHLRSVIHELLWFIQGDTNIAYLKENGVSIWDEWADENGDLGPVYGKQWRSWPKANGETVDQLMTVIDQLKNSPDSRRIIVSAWNVGELSEMALMPCHALFQFYVADGKLSCQLYQRSADVFLGVPFNIASYALLTEMIAQVCGLEAHEFIWTGGDTHIYSNHMEQVEKQLARDFRPLPKLKLNPEVKSILDFKFEDIEILDYDPHPGIKAPVAV
- a CDS encoding ADP-ribosylglycohydrolase family protein, whose protein sequence is MHQKIIPIILFCTALLACNSGDEESQKAVQSPDMEYAKYSPNAGDKIISRAEYADKLYGFWLGQCIANWTGLVTEMDKIGNIGEIKTGDFYTREDWGKPDQASIWANGEPSTISKTIDFVFRDENEIWGADDDTDLEYMYQYLLLSNKTSMLTGEQIREGWLKHMKHEEENFLWVANQRALDKMLEGVVPPATSDPEITKDKTYDNYYEMIDAQLTTEIFGLFSPARPDIALKIAEMPIRTTARENAQWISEFYVILYSLASEVDESLSRKEQIFWMAEQASKHLPENAYAAKMYDFVKGLYAQGLTWEQARDAVYVRYQVEQQDGYTITSKNLPCNGCFVGGINFAASLVSLFYGEGDLKETIKIGALCGWDSDNPTATWGGLLGFMYGKSGVEEAFGRTFSDKFNIHRTRVNFPNEGLDYFANMAENGLFVVDRVVQEQMQGGVDLKKNVWYIPQK
- a CDS encoding nucleoside hydrolase, with protein sequence MKIFSRIFWLLFVALSCTSEPQNQEKEEAETATEVPNKIPVVFDTDANNELDDQHAMAYLFTNQDVFDIRGVTVNATKSGGNIDRQYDEAERILTLFNLNGKIPLLKGANGSFLEIEPNIGNAAFDGSKAVDFIIEEAEKCSEENKLVLIAVGKLTNVALALERKPSIESNIRLVWLGSNFPDPGEYNLENDIPSMNYVLHTNVDFEIVTVRYGKESGTDAVKITQADVNKNMPGLGPKIKTPIVGRHGGEFDNFGDYSVNLFEHISYHGDPPARALFDMAAVAIVKNPNWAKSYRIPGPTMKDGQWLEQPDNSRKVRVWEDFKKDEIIADLYAGLKAQ
- a CDS encoding geranylgeranylglyceryl/heptaprenylglyceryl phosphate synthase, with amino-acid sequence MTKVLDKIRKQSKKSLAILIDPDKVDEATLDEIILLSIEAKVSFFFVGGSLISSDQLDFCIQRLKEVKDIPTVLFPGNGQHVHAKADAILLLSLISGRNADFLIGQHVIAAPALKRSGLEILPTGYMLVDGGKQTTASYISNTTPLPNDKPDIAAATALAGEMLGLKILYLDAGSGAKNTVSSELISAVKNSCEIPLIVGGGIDSLAKAEKAFKAGADIIVVGNATEKDPQFISDLGQMMDLLEIRGMEL
- a CDS encoding cupin domain-containing protein, with protein sequence MEVIKHEEGFTELKAASPIRRKVVHLEELMMTVIEFYDGPMEEPEKPHRHPHEQITYVASGELKLFIEDRSYDLKEGDVFKVASNLNHCIQTLTEKVKLIDGFTPLRKDFL